A single Fastidiosipila sp. DNA region contains:
- a CDS encoding helix-turn-helix transcriptional regulator, whose protein sequence is MDAQVIGDNIAKWRKEKGLTQDQLAEQLSVSAQAVSKWENGVSLPDITLLPQLAGIFKVTLDQLFSREPEPETQYVRPENRKDPDKMLLKIVVDSEDGDKVRINVPLALLKIIESTDGVGGLNINGLNLGALQWDKVVKLVDEGVLGKLLEVESADGDHVEIFVE, encoded by the coding sequence ATGGACGCACAAGTCATCGGCGACAACATTGCAAAATGGCGCAAGGAAAAAGGGCTCACTCAGGACCAACTGGCTGAACAGTTATCCGTTTCGGCTCAGGCCGTTTCCAAATGGGAAAACGGTGTCAGTCTGCCGGATATTACCCTGTTACCACAGTTGGCAGGTATCTTCAAGGTGACGCTGGATCAGCTGTTTTCCAGGGAGCCTGAGCCTGAGACCCAGTATGTCAGGCCGGAGAACCGCAAGGATCCTGACAAGATGCTCTTGAAAATTGTTGTGGACTCGGAAGATGGCGACAAGGTTCGGATTAATGTGCCCCTGGCCCTGCTCAAGATTATTGAGAGCACGGATGGGGTGGGCGGCCTGAATATCAACGGCCTTAACCTTGGAGCCCTCCAATGGGATAAGGTTGTCAAGCTGGTCGACGAGGGTGTTCTGGGCAAATTACTTGAGGTGGAATCTGCCGACGGTGACCATGTCGAGATCTTCGTTGAATAA
- a CDS encoding carbon-nitrogen hydrolase family protein, translating to MNDLIVALLQLMPEGSLQANLNKGLRACREARAMGADLALFPEMWSNGYHIPQEENEFRRYAISNESPFLAAFAGLAQELQMAIAITYLEACEPSPRNTVRLFDRNGRAALTYAKVHLCFFDEDEGRLTSGDDFYVCELDTEKGPVRIGAMICYDREFPESARILMLKGAEIILVPNACPMEINRISQLRARAFENMTGVATANYPQGWPDCNGHSNAFDGMAYKPGEPSSRDTLILEAGEEEGIFLAAFPLDQMRAYRESEVHGNAYRQPGKYSLLLSEIINAPFIREERKS from the coding sequence AGCCAGGGCCATGGGCGCCGATCTGGCTCTTTTCCCGGAGATGTGGAGCAATGGCTATCACATCCCGCAAGAGGAGAATGAGTTCCGGCGGTATGCGATTTCAAACGAAAGCCCTTTTCTTGCCGCTTTTGCCGGTCTGGCCCAAGAACTTCAAATGGCCATCGCCATCACCTATCTGGAGGCCTGCGAGCCTTCCCCCCGCAACACCGTCCGCCTCTTCGACCGCAATGGAAGAGCCGCCCTCACCTACGCCAAGGTCCATCTTTGCTTTTTCGATGAAGATGAAGGAAGGCTGACGTCCGGCGATGATTTTTATGTCTGTGAGCTGGACACGGAAAAGGGACCGGTCCGTATCGGCGCCATGATCTGTTACGACCGGGAATTTCCTGAAAGCGCCCGGATTCTTATGTTAAAAGGAGCTGAAATCATTCTTGTCCCCAATGCCTGCCCCATGGAAATCAACCGGATTTCCCAGTTGCGCGCCAGAGCCTTCGAGAATATGACAGGTGTGGCCACTGCTAATTACCCGCAGGGCTGGCCCGATTGCAACGGCCACTCCAACGCCTTTGACGGTATGGCCTACAAACCGGGCGAGCCTTCTTCCCGTGACACTTTGATTCTGGAAGCAGGGGAAGAGGAGGGCATCTTTCTGGCTGCCTTCCCCCTCGATCAAATGCGGGCTTACCGGGAAAGCGAGGTTCACGGCAACGCTTACCGACAGCCGGGAAAATACAGCCTGCTGCTCTCTGAAATAATCAATGCGCCCTTTATTCGCGAAGAAAGAAAAAGCTGA
- a CDS encoding macro domain-containing protein: MSFTVVHRDLTTMEVCAIVNAANTELRMGGGVCGAIFRAAGITQLTQACKALAPIKTGEAVITPGFNLAARFIIHTAGPVYRDGGQEEEALLRSSYLNSLRLAVSHHCESIAFPLISSGIYGYPKEEAMKIASEAIRDFSERVKLDVYLALFP; encoded by the coding sequence ATGTCTTTTACTGTTGTCCATCGGGATCTGACCACCATGGAGGTCTGCGCCATCGTCAACGCCGCCAACACCGAATTGCGGATGGGAGGCGGGGTTTGCGGTGCCATCTTCCGGGCAGCCGGCATAACACAACTGACGCAAGCCTGTAAGGCGCTGGCGCCCATCAAAACCGGTGAGGCCGTTATCACGCCCGGTTTTAATCTTGCAGCCCGCTTTATCATCCACACGGCAGGTCCGGTATACCGGGATGGCGGCCAGGAAGAAGAGGCCCTGCTTCGCTCCTCCTATCTGAATTCGCTCCGGCTGGCAGTCAGCCATCATTGCGAAAGCATTGCCTTTCCCCTCATCTCCAGCGGCATCTATGGCTATCCGAAAGAAGAGGCCATGAAAATCGCGTCAGAGGCCATCCGGGACTTTTCGGAAAGAGTGAAGCTGGACGTCTATTTGGCCCTTTTCCCCTGA
- a CDS encoding DUF952 domain-containing protein — MFLHGTRRKTWEKFKGGPWFGRHCLQTEGLIHGSPVDLFRRVAPGFKDTEDELVLLCIDDDKLASKVKWEESESTGRFCPHVHGPLNRERHFLVLPYLKDSRGDWIKNTELQHMLSR; from the coding sequence ATGTTCCTGCATGGCACCAGAAGGAAAACCTGGGAGAAATTCAAAGGCGGTCCCTGGTTTGGCCGCCATTGTCTCCAGACCGAAGGCTTGATCCACGGCTCCCCGGTTGACCTCTTCCGGAGGGTTGCACCCGGATTCAAGGACACTGAAGATGAACTGGTCCTCCTTTGCATTGATGATGACAAACTTGCCTCCAAAGTGAAATGGGAGGAAAGTGAAAGCACAGGCAGATTCTGCCCCCATGTCCACGGTCCGCTTAACCGCGAGCGCCATTTCCTGGTTCTGCCCTATCTCAAAGACAGCAGAGGTGACTGGATCAAGAACACTGAACTGCAACACATGCTGAGCCGCTGA